A portion of the Amyelois transitella isolate CPQ chromosome 2, ilAmyTran1.1, whole genome shotgun sequence genome contains these proteins:
- the LOC106143678 gene encoding hemocyte protein-glutamine gamma-glutamyltransferase-like — MSMVRRSSMDRMSSSMTSSMTGMGLGGITGLTSGMSTLSCMREQQMTIGGMPSNYVPGLSAYYNISSFCQRPGQTRRWPMQRAGPTAQHRPGRSHSTGALHRMKHSMRNSPNTQYTHNLICKMADQNERRRRQDTMEMIPQSYYSQQPLKVELSEFYSRDNSKDHHTEQYDLVNDNILPNPVLRRGQNFFFAVRFDRTYDKQQDMIRVVFCFGPKPSVTKGTRVVLPVNWSNQQGVFQHSRDMMGMGMGMGMGLGMSRMQETSTGMATMGSMGTMGTMGTMSTMGTMGTMGPMGPMSGMRETTTYGVRRSSFSNEPLPLQHSPLSPHGPMDRPIMDRYGNTTQHSSFGRGYGSRHGSRHGSMQNLASLAHDMDRWDISIQRQDGNTITFQVHVPATAPVGVWNCWVQTNRFGQRDNRHDYKCDEDIYILFNPWCREDPVYMDNESSRKEYVLNEQGKIWCGTWRQPKGRKWIYGQFDDVVLPACMYLLERSGLEHSERGNPIRVCRAISSMINANHDDDGLMVGRYDGEYKDGVAPHAWTGSVAIMERYLTDGGRPVEYGQCWVYSGLVVTICRALGIPCRSVTNYVSAHDTNRTFTVDKYFDRDGNEVPNGPDEDCYDSCWNFHVWNDVWMQRPDLPQGYSGWQIIDSTPQEEAESVYHCGPASVEAVRRGEVGFQYDTPFMFCQLNAELCHFQEEENSEWGFIRMASNQYQVGRKILTKNPNRDDDEGESDMLEITHEYKTVDSSSPERLAVIASCRGYQRLQQYYEYPDRNYEDVYFDLMDIDIVPYGQPFDCTMNIQNKSHEDRTIWCVLTASSCYYTGAIASRLRRAQGEFIVRAGQREVLKLHVSPQEYMDKLVDHSMVKVHAMAYVKQTRQAWSDEDDFPLHKPRMQIQVRNQPCIGQECPITFSFQNPLNVHLTDCYFTFEGAGIQRPRQIRFRDVKPGEFVNYQDKFVPRRHGERRIVVTFSSRQMDEIFGCTTVNVRG; from the exons ATGTCTATGGTCCGAAGATCCAGTATGGACAGGATGTCCTCCAGCATGACGTCTAGTATGACTGGAATGGGACTTGGTGGAATTACCGGGCTGACATCAGGGATGAGTACATTAAGTTGCATGAGAGAACAGCAGATGACAATCGGCGGAATGCCTTCGAACTATGTTCCTGGGCTTTCAGCGTATTACAACATCTCGAGTTTCTGCCAACGTCCGGGGCAAACTCGTCGCTGGCCCATGCAACGTGCTGGACCCACGGCTCAGCATCGTCCCGGCCGTTCTCACAGCACGGGAGCACTGCATCGCATGAAACATTCAATGAGGAATAGTCCGAATACTCAGTATACCCACAATCTTATTTGCAAGATGGCCGATCAAAATGAGCGCAGACGTCGTCAAGACACCATGGAGATGATTCCTCAAAGCTACTATTCCCAACAGCCACTAAAGGTGGAGCTCAGTGAGTTCTACTCACGAGATAATTCTAAGGATCACCATACTGAACAATACGATTTGGTGAATGACAACATCCTACCGAATCCAGTTCTCAGACGTGGTCAGAATTTCTTCTTCGCGGTACGTTTTGACCGAACTTACGATAAGCAGCAGGATATGATTCGAGTTGTTTTCTGCTTTG GTCCGAAGCCTAGTGTTACTAAGGGAACACGGGTTGTATTACCTGTGAATTGGAGCAATCAGCAAGGTGTATTCCAACATTCTCGTGACATGATGGGAATGGGAATGGGCATGGGTATGGGATTGGGAATGTCCCGTATGCAAGAAACTAGCACTGGGATGGCTACAATGGGATCCATGGGTACAATGGGCACAATGGGTACCATGAGTACGATGGGAACTATGGGCACGATGGGTCCTATGGGTCCGATGAGCGGTATGAGGGAAACAACAACCTATGGAGTTCGTCGCAGTTCGTTTAGTAACGAACCTTTGCCTTTGCAACATAGTCCTCTTAGTCCACATGGCCCAATGGACAGACCAATAATGGATCGTTACGGAAATACTACACAGCACTCGTCATTTGGTCGTGGCTATGGATCGCGTCATGGCTCACGACATGGATCTATGCAAAATCTGGCATCTCTTGCCCACGATATGGACAGATGGGATATAAGCATCCAGCGGCAGGATGGGAATACCATTACATTCCAAGTTCATGTTCCTGCAACGGCTCCTGTGGGGGTATGGAACTGCTGGGTACAAACCAACCGATTTGGCCAGCGTGATAATCGCCATGATTACAAATGTGATGAAGATATCTACATTTTGTTCAATCCGTGGTGTCGCGAAGATCCGGTTTACATGGATAATGAGTCGTCTCGAAAGGAGTACGTACTCAATGAACAAGGAAAAATTTGGTGTGGCACATGGCGCCAACCCAAGGGCAGAAAATGGATTTATGGACAATTTGACGACGTGGTTTTGCCAGCTTGCATGTACTTGCTCGAACGCAGTGGTTTGGAGCATTCAGAACGTGGTAATCCTATTCGTGTCTGCCGAGCTATTTCATCAATG ATTAATGCCAATCATGATGACGACGGTCTCATGGTGGGACGTTATGATGGAGAGTATAAAGACGGTGTAGCGCCCCATGCTTGGACGGGATCTGTGGCAATAATGGAACGGTACTTGACTGATGGTGGTCGTCCTGTAGAATATGGTCAATGTTGGGTATACTCCGGTCTTGTAGTCACTATTTGCAGGGCTTTAG GTATACCTTGCCGATCAGTAACAAATTACGTATCAGCCCATGATACGAACCGCACATTCACTGTCGATAAATATTTCGACCGCGATGGTAATGAAGTACCTAATGGTCCTGATGAGGATTGCTACGATTCATGCTGGAACTTCCACGTATGGAATGATGTTTGGATGCAGAGACCAGATTTGCCACAAG gaTACAGCGGCTGGCAGATTATTGATTCTACACCTCAGGAAGAAGCAGAATCAGTGTACCACTGCGGCCCGGCCAGTGTTGAAGCTGTGCGGCGAGGTGAAGTAGGCTTCCAGTACGACACGCCTTTCATGTTCTGTCAGCTCAATGCTGAACTCTGCCACTTCCAAGAAGAAGAAAACTCAGAATGGGGCTTTATTAGGATGGCATCGAACCAATACCA AGTCGGCCGAAAGATTCTTACCAAGAATCCCAATCGAGATGATGACGAAGGTGAAAGTGATATGCTGGAAATTACGCATGAATACAAGACAGTTGATAGTTCATCGCCAGAGCGACTTGCGGTCATTGCTTCTTGCCGTGGCTATCAGCGTTTGCAACAGTACTATGAATACCCTGATCGCAACTATGAAGATGTTTACTTCGACCTTATGGACATCGATATCGTGCCTTATGGACAACCGTTTGATTGCACCATGAATATCCag AACAAATCGCATGAAGATCGTACCATCTGGTGCGTGTTGACTGCATCTTCATGTTATTACACTGGAGCCATTGCTTCGCGTCTAAGACGAGCTCAAGGAGAATTTATCGTACGTGCTGGCCAACGTGAAGTTCTGAAGCTGCATGTCTCTCCTCAAGAATACATGGATAAATTGGTAGACCATTCGATGGTTAAGGTGCATGCTATGGCATACGTGAAGCAGACGCGTCAGGCTTGGTCTGATGAAGACGATTTTCCGCTACATAAGCCCAGGATGCAAATTCAG GTTAGAAACCAGCCTTGCATTGGACAGGAATGCCCAATCACATTCAGCTTCCAGAATCCGTTGAATGTTCACCTCACTGATTGCTACTTCACTTTCGAAGGAGCTGGTATACAGCGACCTCGACAG ATAAGGTTCCGCGATGTAAAGCCGGGTGAGTTCGTCAACTACCAAGACAAGTTCGTGCCCCGCCGCCATGGGGAGCGCCGTATCGTCGTGACGTTCTCCTCGCGCCAGATGGACGAGATCTTCGGGTGTACTACGGTGAATGTGCGCGGCTAG